The Thermoleophilaceae bacterium genomic sequence GAATACGACGGCTCGGGATTTGCGGGCTGGGCGCGTCAGCCCGGTCTGCGGACGGTGCAGGGCGAGCTGGAGGCTGGGCTCGGGCGAATTCTGCGGCGCGAGGTGCAGCTGACGGTGGCGGGGCGAACGGATGCCGGCGTGCACGCGCGCGGTCAGGTGGCCAGCCACGACGGCGAACCGGCGACGGCGAGGGCATTGAACGGGGTCCTGGCGCCGGACGTGCGGGTGCTGGAGAGCGAGCCGGCCGCGGACGGCTTCGACGCCCGCCGCGACGCCCGCAGCCGGATCTACCGCTATCGCGTGTTCACACGGGAGGCCGGCAGCGCCTTCGAGCACGGGCGCTCGCTGCACTGGCCGCACCAGCTCGATCACGCAGCGCTCGACGCCTGTGCCGCCGCGCTGGTGGGCACCCACGACTTCACCGCATTTACCCCCACCGACACCGACCATGTGCGATTTGAGCGGGACGTTCTCCGGGCAGAATGGATTGGGGAGGGCGATCACGCAGTCGAGTTCTGGATCGAGGCGGACACCTTCATGAGACACATGGTGCGGACGCTGGTGGGCACGATGCTCGAAGTGGGAAGGCAGCGCAGGGACGTGGACGGATTTGCCGCGTTGCTGGAGGGACGCCCGCGCACCGAGGCGGGCGATACCGCTCCGGCGCACGGCCTCTACCTCGAGGGCGTGCGGTACTGATGGGCAATGTCGAGGTGGTCCGCGACTTCCTCGACGCGATGCGCGACCGCCACATGGTCACGATGATGCGCCTCACCACGCGCGACCTGCTGCTCTCGCTGCCTGCGGACAGCCCTCGAATCGGCGGGCGCGACCACCGCGGGCGCACGAGGGCCATCCGCGCGATGGGCCGCATCATGCGCATCTGCGGGGGCACGCTGCGCATCCTGCCTGAGTCGTACGATCAGGAGGGCGACCGCGTGATCGTGCGCGCCCGGGTGACCGCGCGACAGGGCCGGCAACAGCTCGACCACGAGATGACGTTCGCGTTCCTGGTTCGCGACCGGAAGGTCGCCGAGATCAGGGAGGCGGCGGAGGATCTCGACGCGTGGCATGAGTTCTGGAGCTAGCGACAGACGTACATGTCCTCCAAGGGGAAGAGGCCGTAGCGCTGGATGGTCTCCGGGTCGAGGGTTCGCACCCAGCGATCCACCGTCACCTCGAAGCCGGCTTCCCGCAGGCGGTCGGGGAAGTCTTTGCCGTACAGGCGCACGTGGTCGGCCTGCCAGAACGCGCGCTCGCGCTCGGCCGGATCGGTGATTGAGGGGTCCTCATAGGTCTCGGCGCGGTCCAGGTCGAGCGGAACCAGGACGACCGCGAAGCCGGCCGGCGCCAGGATGCGGCTGAGCTCGCGCATGGCGGCTCGGTCGTCCTCCACGTGTTCGAGCACGTGGATGCAGAGGATCACGTCGAAGGAATCGTCGGGGTGCGGGATATCCGTGATGTCGAAGTGCTCCATCGCGGCGGGGTCCTCGAGGTCGGCGCTCACGTAGCGGATGCCGGGGTTGGAGGCGAGCGCGGTCCCGAGGGCGCGCTCGGGGGCGAAATGCAGCACGCGCAGGCCTTCACGGTGGAAGAGATGGGTTCGTTCGTGCAGATACAGCCACAGCGCACGGTGACGCGCCTGAGCGCCACAGCGCGGGCAGATCGGGTTGTTCGGGTCACGCCCGGGCATGAACGCGCGGAAGTGGCCCCCGCAGCAGGGGCACTCCACGGCGTCGCCTCGCAGGCGCAACAGGCGCCAGCGGCGCCGGACTCTC encodes the following:
- the truA gene encoding tRNA pseudouridine(38-40) synthase TruA — its product is MATARLLLEYDGSGFAGWARQPGLRTVQGELEAGLGRILRREVQLTVAGRTDAGVHARGQVASHDGEPATARALNGVLAPDVRVLESEPAADGFDARRDARSRIYRYRVFTREAGSAFEHGRSLHWPHQLDHAALDACAAALVGTHDFTAFTPTDTDHVRFERDVLRAEWIGEGDHAVEFWIEADTFMRHMVRTLVGTMLEVGRQRRDVDGFAALLEGRPRTEAGDTAPAHGLYLEGVRY
- a CDS encoding nuclear transport factor 2 family protein, whose product is MGNVEVVRDFLDAMRDRHMVTMMRLTTRDLLLSLPADSPRIGGRDHRGRTRAIRAMGRIMRICGGTLRILPESYDQEGDRVIVRARVTARQGRQQLDHEMTFAFLVRDRKVAEIREAAEDLDAWHEFWS
- a CDS encoding methyltransferase domain-containing protein, whose product is MFGPAVNVVPRVRRRWRLLRLRGDAVECPCCGGHFRAFMPGRDPNNPICPRCGAQARHRALWLYLHERTHLFHREGLRVLHFAPERALGTALASNPGIRYVSADLEDPAAMEHFDITDIPHPDDSFDVILCIHVLEHVEDDRAAMRELSRILAPAGFAVVLVPLDLDRAETYEDPSITDPAERERAFWQADHVRLYGKDFPDRLREAGFEVTVDRWVRTLDPETIQRYGLFPLEDMYVCR